The window GCCTACGTCCACCGCACCACCGAAATGCTCATCGGCTACACCGGTACGTTGAACCACCCGGACTACACCGACGAGGACACCACGGCGTGCGAGGAATGGCTCGCCGACAGCTTCCGGGTGCTCAGTGAACACTCCCTGCCGGAGAGCTACCAGAACTACATGGATCCGTCGCTGCCGGACTGGCGCCAGGCGTACTACGCGGAGAACTACCCCCGGCTGGTGCAGATCAAGCGCAGATACGACCCGCACCGTTTCTTCAACTTCGCCCGGAGCATCGGCTGACCGTTCCGTACGACACGGTCGGTGGTAGCCGCGCATGCGTGTTGCGCGGCTACCACCGAGTGGTGGCGGTGGCCGCGCTTTCCTTCTCCCAAATTGCGCAACAGCCGGATGGGCCGGTGAGCGCACTCCATCGGATGTCCCGCGCCGCGTACTCGCGAAGGATGGCGGCATGGCAGACAAGTACGGTGGCAGCACTCTGTGGGACACCTACCATCGGACGCGCATCACGAAGGAATCGAGCGTCGACCTGGCCGGCTTCAAATCGGCCGGGGTCAACTTCAAGCTCGCCCTGTGGAACCCGCGGACCAACGGAGTCCGCTACCTCAAGTCGCTGATCTACAACGTCGCCGACGGGCTGGACGATGCCGGCTGGCAGCGGCTGCGCCGGATCGGCGGTCGCGAGACGGGCGCGCCGATCGCGGTACGGATCCACGGCGAGCTGGTCTGCATGGACTATCTGCAGGCCGTGCTGGAGCTGGAGTTCATGGAGCGCCATGTCGCGCTCGACGGCGGGACCGTTCTGGAGATCGGCGCCGGATACGGCCGTACGTGCCACGCCGTACTGGCCAACCACGACGTGGCCGGGTACTACATCGTCGACCTGGAGAACTCGCTCGACCTCGCCCGGGCCTACCTCCGGGAGGTCCTGGACGCCGACGACTTCGCCAAGGTGCGGTTCGTGCCGGCCGGGGACCTGGAGGAGACGCTCGCCGGCCTCCGGTTCGACCTGTGCCTCAACATCGACTCGTTCGCCGAGATGGACGCCGAGGTCGTCCGGAACTACCTCGCCTTCGTCGCCCGTCACTGCCGCCACCTGTACGTGAAGAACCCGGTCGGCAAGTACCTCGACCCGAGCCTCGACGACCACGCCGAGGGTCAGGAGCTCGTCGCGATGGCGTTGCGCACCGGGTTGCTCCGGGACGTCATCGACATCCACGACAGCGAGGTGGTACGCGTCCAGTCGGCCAAGTTCGTCGACGCGTACCGCCCGGCGGCGGGCTGGACGGACCTGGCCGACGAGTGGGCACCGCCGTGGAGCTACTACTGGCAGGCGCTCTACCGCGCCGCCGCCTGAACAGCACCCGAGGGCGGGGAAGCGCTTGAGCGCTCCCCCGCCCTCGCCGATCTCGCTCAGGACGGTTGCGGCACCCTGCTGGCGAGCCGCTGAGTGACCGGCCGCAGCAGCACCAACGCGACAACCAGGCAAGCGAACGCGACGAGCACGTCGGCCCGGAGTCCCGCCTGGAGGCCGTCGGTCATCCGAGCAGGGTCCCCGGAATCGCCGCCGGCGGAGACGACCACGGCCGAGATGATCGCCGCACCGAGCGCGCCACCGAGCTGGAACGTGGCGTTGGTGGCGCCGGAGGCCACACCGGCGATTTCCTGGTCCACCGTGGAGAGCGCCGCGGCGACCGCCGCCACCGGCCCGGCACCGAGCCCGAGGCCGAAGAGGAGCAGGCCCGGGAACAGGTCGGCGAAGTAGGTGCCGTCGGGCGACACCTGCGACAGCAGGAGTAGGGCACCGATCATGAGCACGGCGGCGACGGCGACCACCGGACGGAACCCGAGCTTGGTCATCGCGGCCTGACCGGCGAAGGCTCCGACGAGGGTCATCAGCGTCATCGTCAGCATGCCGAGGCCGAACTCCATCGGCGTGTAGCCGAGCACCCGCTGGGCGTACGTCGTGATCGCCACCGACATGCCCACGGTCGTCATGGCGAAGAGGGTCATCGCCAGGTTGCCCCCGACGAACAGCCGGTTCCGGAAGATCCGCAGCGGCAGGAGCGGCGCGGCCGACCGGCTCTCGACGACGACGAACAGGGCGATCAGCACCACCGCGCCGAGCAGCATGGCGAGGACCGTGCCGTCGGCCCAGCCCCTGGTGGGCGCCCACACGATGGCCGCGATCAGCAGCATCAGTCCCACGGTGCTGGTGAACGCCCCGGCCGGGTCGTACGCCCGCGCACCCGACTCACGGCTCTCGAGCAGCAGGATCGGCGCGAAGATCAACATGCCGATGGCCACCGGAATGTTGATGAAGAAGATCCACTCCCAGCCGAGGGTGTCGGTGATCGGCCCGCCGATCAGCAGGGCCGCCGTGGCGCCGATCCCGCCCAACCCCGACCAGAACGCGAGCGCCTTGTTGCGCTCGGGCCCCTCCGGGAACATCGTCATCAGGATCGCCAGCGCGGACGGTGCCAGCAGCGCCGCCGAGACCCCCTGCACGACCCGGGCGGCGATCAGCACGCCCGCCGAGCCGGCAAGGCCGCACAGCAGCGACGACACCAGGAACAGCGCCGTGCCGACGATGAACATCTGGCGGCGCCCGCGCATGTCGGCCAGCCGGCCGCCGAAGAGCAGCAGACCACCGAAGGCCAACATGTACGCGCTCAGGAACCACTGGCCCACGTTGGCCGAGACCCCCAGATCGATCTCCATCGACGGCAGCGCCAGGAGGACGATCTGGGCGTCGAGGATCACCATGAAGGCGGTGACGGAGAGCAGGATCAGCGCCTTCCAGCGCCGCGGATCCGGCGCGGGGACCGCTGGCCCGGGCTCGGCGGTCGCC of the Micromonospora sp. NBC_01796 genome contains:
- a CDS encoding MFS transporter; the protein is MSDSHRPEPTATAEPGPAVPAPDPRRWKALILLSVTAFMVILDAQIVLLALPSMEIDLGVSANVGQWFLSAYMLAFGGLLLFGGRLADMRGRRQMFIVGTALFLVSSLLCGLAGSAGVLIAARVVQGVSAALLAPSALAILMTMFPEGPERNKALAFWSGLGGIGATAALLIGGPITDTLGWEWIFFINIPVAIGMLIFAPILLLESRESGARAYDPAGAFTSTVGLMLLIAAIVWAPTRGWADGTVLAMLLGAVVLIALFVVVESRSAAPLLPLRIFRNRLFVGGNLAMTLFAMTTVGMSVAITTYAQRVLGYTPMEFGLGMLTMTLMTLVGAFAGQAAMTKLGFRPVVAVAAVLMIGALLLLSQVSPDGTYFADLFPGLLLFGLGLGAGPVAAVAAALSTVDQEIAGVASGATNATFQLGGALGAAIISAVVVSAGGDSGDPARMTDGLQAGLRADVLVAFACLVVALVLLRPVTQRLASRVPQPS
- a CDS encoding putative sugar O-methyltransferase, yielding MADKYGGSTLWDTYHRTRITKESSVDLAGFKSAGVNFKLALWNPRTNGVRYLKSLIYNVADGLDDAGWQRLRRIGGRETGAPIAVRIHGELVCMDYLQAVLELEFMERHVALDGGTVLEIGAGYGRTCHAVLANHDVAGYYIVDLENSLDLARAYLREVLDADDFAKVRFVPAGDLEETLAGLRFDLCLNIDSFAEMDAEVVRNYLAFVARHCRHLYVKNPVGKYLDPSLDDHAEGQELVAMALRTGLLRDVIDIHDSEVVRVQSAKFVDAYRPAAGWTDLADEWAPPWSYYWQALYRAAA